The sequence TCATCCCTGAGGCAAACATGGTTTACCCTTATATCCTTTAGTGAAGAGAAGCTCGAAACAGGTAAAAAACCATGTTATCATGCGAAGAAAGGGAGgttcaaactttttatatGACTAGtgatttatgtattttttttctttctacaaTGCAAGTGTTTGTGCTCATGCAGCCCTTGctaattttgaatattttctcAGGAAAGAGAAGCAAAGTTTAGAAATCGAGTGAAGCGGTACTTGGGTATATGGTGCTGCGTTGATAGTCACACTCCGGGACATATATATTATGACATGTACTGGGATGAGAAACCTGGTTGGAAAGCAATGCCCCCAGAGACTCCAGAGCTTGACCACCCACCTTGGTAAGGCCTAACCGAAACCAAATATTTGTTGAAGTAGAAGAGATACAAAAAGGAGCATTGCGTATCGGGCATAGTTTAGAAAGAAGGGATAGAGAGAAGTTAAAAGGAGAGGTACCTAGTTGGTTAAATTCCTAACACATCAGTATGTGGCATGGGAAGAATACCTAGTTTTATAGATGGACATCAGAATTCCTGTAATCTCTGTAAtgttagaaaaagaaaatggctttCGATTTTTGTCATcattttcaattataatactaataaagaaatgaaatttgTTCCTACAAGGAAGCAACAAAACCCATTTCGTTCGTTTGCAACATTGTCGTGGTTCTGTTGCTTTCTGTATTTAGAATTTGCAAGCTGGACAGAGTTTATATGTACCACTTGGGCATCTTTTAGAGCAAAGTTTATATGGATAAGGGTAACTACCAAAAACAATTGGTGAAGAATTCCATGTGTTCCACCGGTAGTTACTATTTGATATCTGAAAAGTGCATAGCTTTTCagagatttttatattaatatgtctAGTATCTTGGAATTCTGTTTCTATCAACATTCTTGACCTGAAAACTAAATGCAATCTTTTGCAGTATCAAATTAACTCTCCTGCTTCTATTTCCTAACAAAAGAATCTTTCAATTTCGATCGTAGAAATTGCCGCTAAATTCTACTGCACAAGCACAACACCTAATCATAGATCAAGCCTTTTTCAGTTCTCTGAATGTTAATTCTATGCCCATTCTTCTACTGTGTGCATGAGAAACTAATCCTTCCAAACCCAACCACCACCGCCGCAAAAAATAAAGGGTCCATATTCGGGATATAAAACAGGACTAATTCCCAAAGCAAGGCATGTCTGATCAAATAACCAATAAACAAACTGCCGAAAGAAGTAGGCATCTGGAACCAAGCCTTTGATTATGCAATTAAGCTTCATTCTCGCCACATTATGTCTTTTACCCTTGGAGAATCCGCATTGTATCCAGCCGTAAATAGCTTATTAGAACCGCAAGTATATCAGTATGTCAGTGTCATCAACTGACTCTAAAAAAGTCGATATAATCAATGCTAAATATCTGGAAATTGTAAAACCATTCTGCAATTCCAATATATCGTAATCATAATATAGCAGTTTCCACATAAACAGATGgccaaaaggaagaaaaaaaaaactctggCTGTGAAACAGATGTATGGTTTATTCAGAGAAACTTAAATCGGCAGCACCAAAGTCAGTTAAGAGTCCATATCCAGTGAAACCACCATGCTTTTCACTTCCACTTCTTAAACTTTCCTCCAAACATTCCATGTTTTCCATGCTTCCCATGCTTCCCATGCTTGAACTTGCCACCATGGTGCTTGAACTTGCCATGTTTGTGCGAACCATACCCAAAGGGAGCACCATGAGATGAGTGGTGAGCACCATGAGAGATGTGGTGAGCACCATATGCAGCTGCAGCTGCAGCAGCACCTCCAGCAATCATAGCCCCCATGCCACCATGCCCTGAAGACAAATTACAGGCTTTAGTAACTgacaaaatataattgaaatccATTAGTGTATGGTGTCGAACAAACTTTTCTAACATCTGAGGCAATATTCATGTATCTCAAATGAAGTGGcaattaaaggaaaatataagaattaataacttttCAAATAAAGTTCAAACTAAAGGCCATCGATCATGGGATTGCAATGTACTTGAATGAACTAAACAACATAAGCTAATAGAAAAGAACTGAACTAATCAACATATCTAACACTCTCCCGATCAAAGAACATTATGGTAATAGTACCTGAATGGTGTGGAGCAGAGGGGCCGCCAGGGTAACCGGCCGGTGGGTACCCGCCAGCTGGAGGATAGCCAGCTGGAGGATAGCCAGCTGGAGGATAACCAGCGGGAGGATAGCCCTGAGGTGGGTATGACCCAGGTGGTGGTGGGTATTGCCCTGGAGGATATCCATGACCATGACCATGTCCGTGGCCGAAAAGACCCTTGTCATGGTCACCGTGCTTGTCCTTGTCCTTGTCCTTACCACCTCCCATGTTTAGTTAGCAAAGAATCAGTTAACTCTGCAGGATTTACAAATAATGAAGCATTAGTCATCTTCCTGTTTTAAAgaaatcaattcataaaactATGAAACTTaaccaagaaagaaaaaaattgttagATATGACAAAGTGGAGAACATAACGCACAGGAAACTACAGGTTTTCAGATGCagatcaaattaaaattctctgtaatttgttttgtttaacAGAACTTGTTGATcggaactaaaatttattattagtccGTGAATTGATCCAAAACTCTTATATCACCAAACACGCAATAATAAAAACAGTAAAGTTACTGGTTACTGGagttcagtttttttttttttttttttacttacgacataaaaacaaaaaattttaaaagaatggGGAGAGTTCGAAAGAAACAATATTATGCGAACAGGGATATAAtaaattgcaaaagaaaatcaatttcatCATATATCTGTAAGGGCCCACTAGAACTATATTTAGATTATCCGCAGAAGAAAAGATTCAGTTCCGGAAGTGCATAAcaagacaaaaaaagaagaagaagaagaagcaaattCAAATCAATTGATCAATTCTCAGAGCTCGTATATGAAgcaaattcaattcaattgatCAAATCTCAGAATTTAAACGAATCTGAATCCCAAATGTTGCACAGAGAGCAAGAGATAGAGATGCGTTAACCTGTTAGAGATCCGATTATGGAGAGAAGGGAGATAGATATTTTTGATAAGAGAAATGGTAGTAGAAATCTGTTTTTATTCATATGATATCTGACTCCACGCGCTTCTCTTACGCGGATTTGACGCGTCTAAGCATTTCTGCTAATACGGACACGTGTCATGTTTTGCTCCCAATTTGTAAcaataaatagtaataatgataataagattaaagaaatttgtttgtttgtttttccttGCCTTTTTTTTGTGAGAGCATTGGCTGTAGATACCATgataaagaattttttaaatttaattaattatttataaattatactgtaattattattattattttaattataaaatttaattaattaatataatttaataataaaacattaatatttaatattaatttataattttagagaaaaatagttaattaattatttttaaaaatatttttatttttataaaattctaatttattaatgtaaatatataaaattattctaaaaatatctattaattattatttaatattatataaatcagTATTATCGATGagttgatattattattttttaaaattaaaaatctattatatagttaaaaatttatttagtatttattatcaagaatattattaaaaatattattttttcgaattagaattattatctatttaagaaattaatataatattaaagtataattaatatgctatcttttaggatagaattagtattatagactagaaaaatattttttagttgatataatattatataattaatatatgctattttttttatgattagaGTCAGTGTGTTTAGTTAggtatgtaatttattaattaataaattaatataaaattataaagttgcatataaatttgaatttcatgTATTAAAAGCAcgtaaatatatcaaaataataattttatgtgtcaaaaattaagcatatatgtcaaaaacattttagatatatatattttaaatttaagttttgAATATGTACTATATTAAACTTTTAACATAGTATTTTATACCAGTAAAAATTCTACGTAGTACGATCTAAATTAACTTTAGATATATGTACACTAAAAAAAGACTTTTCTAATAAGAATATGATTTAACTGATATTCGGAGTAAATtagaaatatgaaaaaaaaactcttaatataaataagtgccaaggatatttatttttgagaatAAAACCTTTTTAGATTagaattcttttctttatatcaaatgaatttttatttttttatacctAAGTGTTCTATTGTTTAGTTGCTCTTTATTGACctttatgaattaaaaaaaaaaatgtaataaataaaaacttggAATTGATGTTGGATGAGCCATTAGGAAGTATCAAATATAACTTGAATCCTATCTACCACTACAACCACAAGCACTAAAGAAAATAGTCTCAACTCTCTCTACTTCCCTTGCTTTTTGTTTCTGTATATTTTCAGAATAATGATACAACCaaaaactagaaaacaacaaaaCAAGTGGGGATTATTTTAATGGACCAGCTAAGGCTACTTTTATGAGACTCGGAAGTACAAACATTCTTGTCCTTTGTTCATAAGGTTACAGAGTTTGTCTTTGAAGGCATGAGTTGGGAAGGAATTGAAACATCCCAACTATGTCTGAGATTTCAGTATCCAAACAGAGTTTCATTTGAACCAAGTCAAGTTAAATCAGAGAATATAGTTATTGGCTAGGGTTCTTTTAATGTATTTGCTGGAGCTTATTAGGTGTGGACAAGGCACTACCATCATACCATGTTCTTATACCTCTATCATTCAGGTGAAATGAAAGCCCCTCCAGATGCTTGCACTATCAGGGCAAATACGGTTTATGGATAAGCTGCTAGCAGACGGACTTGATATTGACAGTGTTGATAATGTGAATTTTATTTGTAGCAGTATTTTGTCTAgaccatatatatattgctatttcttattttctgtAACGAAACTCTAAAATGGCTGTCCTTTCCGTGTCGGATAATGTAAgtacaaattcaaaaatttggTCTTCTGATATGTTGAGTCTCACTACACTTCAAACCTTCTAACAGGAAGGGAAGGTTGTTCTCCATTGCATGTTGCAGTGCAAACTATAAAAAGTAAATGGTGAATGGTGCAGATAAGAATAGAAGAAATAAAGTAAAGCCGTCAACTTAGCATATGACTGCGAATTATAGTTGGGAAACTCATAGTATTGGCTCGACATATTTAACTTGAATTGACAGCCGTGGATTTGTGCCTATGTTATGGCAAAGACTTCAAGTCATATGACCTTGCCAAGTTAGTGAAGATTGTACCTGCTAACAGAGAATTTTGAGAGGAATAAGCATTATGCAACTTTGAGatcaaatataaaacaaaaggtCAATGTCTAAAGCTATGCCTTGTGTTTCTAAATGTGTGAAACAATCTTCTAAACATGCATTTTCTGAGTGGACTTTCTCAAATCTTGCAAATGAGCACTTATGGTCTATAGCCTTTTGTGGTCATTGAAACTTCTTGTGCTCTTGGAAGCCTAAATTTAGGCAGGAGTTCCGGAGACATGTAATTTTGCTTATCAGCAACTCAGTGTCTTGACGGAAGGAGGCATGTTATATTTGGGCAATGCAGCTGCTGCCACCACAAATTATTGGAATTTCTATTTATGTGAACGACAGAAGGAAGGCTGTGTTACATCTCATAGCAGCAACAAATGCACACATTTGGGTCTAAAGAGTCATGCAGTGCGTGTAATGTGGTGGTGTTCTACGCATGCCCCAAGAGAAACATATAGGAGctcttataatatatatatatatatatatatatatatatatatatatataatttttttttcttttgtaatttatGGGAAAAGATTAAAGCTACAATTATTTGCACATTAATGATTTATTAGTGCTAtagttaattctttttatgcaCTCACAATGCTCATGATGTAGTATTGATGTATCTAGATTTAACAGAGCCATTGTTTTGAGAGCTATACTTATTTACAAGTCCTCAACAGTTATATAGCTAATCTTCTTTCCAATCAACCTTTGACATGTTAGATCCGAGGTAAGTATTGCaagtaattatataaacaaaatCATGCTTTACAATTCAGACAATATGCTCTatggatttcttttcttttgtaccCTTAGTTTTTTCGACTGTGCTATTATCAACAcctttgtatttatatttttatatgataattttgttattcttaCAATAACAAgtgaaattcaaaataaatatgtattcacggttataattgaattaagaatgaattcaattgaatgaaaataaatatttagaagtCAAAATCCATATAAATATCTTGCtcatttaaattgattttcgCTCGAAAAATACTTGTGAAAAAATTCATTACtgaattcttaataaaaaatatgaaatcaaaaaagaaaaatcaatttaatgaACATGCATTGAATGCATGAATTGGGAAGATGCATTCAAGGCATTAGTAAACATGCATTAAAGGCATATAAACATGcattatattaataatcaaataagaaataattaacaataataagaGGAAGAATAAAAGTTCCCAAGTATTTGATAATGtgtatgtataaaaaaaaaagacggTTCACTtgtgaatttataaattcaatttagtaACATAGAAAAGACATTTGCTGATTTGTATACTAAATAATAACGtattctcaaaataaataattggtTTTGTATTTAACAGCGAAGTCAATAGGGAAGGGGTCAAATTGGGTAAAAGTAAAATGCATTGTCCGGTTAATAATATTGGGAACTAAAACGCTTTGCAGTATGGATACAGGGAAAGTAAACGCGCTGCCGTATTTTTCATGGGTGAGTCAAACGCTACCGTATTAATATTGCGTTTATTATACGCACACCACATTAATAATTGCCTAAATTAAAAGCACCGACTAGCAGACAACTACTGCTTAAATCAAACGCAGCTTTTAATTCTGCCCAGTGCCTATAAAAGCAAAGCTTCGTGTGGTCTCATTAACGCGAAATTTTTCATATCTGTGTCTCCGATTCTTCATCGCTGACAATAGATTTTGAATGTCTCGATGGCGAGTTTAGTTCTCTCTTTGTCGATTAATTTAGACTCTCTTTTTCGGAATTAGAATCTGAAAACGCAGAACACAGTAAGAAACCCTAACTGTAAACACGTTTACACTTTTCTTTCTGAATTATATCTTTCGTGAGTTTGTCCTAGTTTCTTGTTGCTTTTCGATAAATCGACcggaaaaatttaaaagaaggGAAAGccagaaagaaaagaaaggtacATAAAGATTTTGAAATGTCAATTTTATGTGAAGCGTTACTGCGAGTTACATGCGTTCCAAGACTTTCAGATAATACTCGCTGGCCTTGATCGGATTGGACAATTgaagttataaaaaaaaaaagagattttggtatatttctaTGAGTGACCTGTTTTCATTCTTTCATATCCTTATGCCCAAACAGCTGTTATATCtatgaaattgaatttttgaTGGATTATTTTGCTTTCGTGCTGCAAGCATTCAGGCCCTGTTGATAGGAAAGGGAAATTTAGGTGCGAACCATCCTCCTAAGTCATAAAAGACATGATATTGGTTAATAGTTGTATAAGCATTTTGTGGATTATCATCTTCTATTAGCATCAACGCAGAGTCAACATGCTTTCTAATCGAATTGATTAGTATGTTATGGAATAAAGTCCAATATCACTGCCATATATTTTTGATGTGCAGTTCttcaaaaaggaaattaaagtTTGTCATTTTGAATTTCTCTTGAATCCTTGATGTGCACAGGTCCTTACTAAAAATCATTAAGCTATGTCCAAGTAGTTTTCTGGGGAATTGTTGGTAACTTTCTTGCTCCATTATCTTCTAGATCTATGTTATGAACACTGAATGACCTTGAATTGATATTCAACTTatccttctccttctcctcATAGTTAGTTTTGCTTGCTCCTCCTTTGGACACAATGCGTGTAAGATGAGAAACTTCTTGCTGGTGCATTTCAGACTTATTTTGTGGAAATCTATGTTAAGGTTTTTGATATACAGATCTTTAAAAACGGCATATGTATCTGTTGCCCGGATGCTCTGAGCTCATATTCAGGTTCTTGTCCAGTTTCATAAGATATACAATTGCACCTTAGTGCATTTTGCTACTATGTCCCTAGTTCTGTCATTTGTCCCTCCATGTTTAGCATCTCACCGAATCTCGGAATTACTTGTTATAATTAAAGTTTGCATTGAGCTAAtttctttacattttttttgGATTATCAAAACTATGATCGGTTGGAAATTTGGAATGATGAGATTGAAACTATGATGGAGAATATAATCcaaaaaaaatgtaaagaaaTTTGGATTGTGAGAAATTGCAATATTAATTATTGCTAGCAGTACTGTTACTCGCTGGTTTTATCCGAGTTGGTTGGTTTGCAATCTCTAAAAGTTAAATTTGGCAACGAATTATGTCTCACATGGACATATATTCTGGACGgatttatattataagtatTGATATACAAAGGTGGACTTCTCATGGAGGTTGCAATGAGTTCTCTCTGTGATGCggattttattttggaattttGGCACTTAATAAAATGTTTTGCAAAATTTGAAACTTAAGCACAACATGCTCATTTcataaacagaaaaaaaaaaaagtactttttttggtattttagTGACATTAGGAACTGAGGCTTCTTTTTTACAATTGTGACTTGTGAAAAGTGTATCTTCATTACGTCAGTTTAGAATAATTTGTAGTATGTTTAAGTGGATGATTGCAGCAATGAGGTCTTACAAATCAATGTCTTCTGGTAGTGGAAGTGGATGCAGCAAGCAAGAATCTGAGAGTAGTAACTACTGTTATTTCTTGACACATTTGATAATGGTGCATGCTGAATCCAGTGTGTAACAACTCTTCATTTTGTTGCTTCTCTTGAGAATATGAAACACGGAAGGTGGCAGACATCATAACGTGCAGTGGCCGTGTGCACTTTCATGTATTTGATGCATAAATCATAAAAGCAATAATTTTCTCAAGTTCTTTTGGCCGGAAAACTCTTGTTTAAGAATTGTTTTTAAGCATATTTTCCCATGCTCATTCTACTAAACCTCTATTATGGATGTACTTTGAGAAACCTCTGGAGGGAGAGAAACATatatccttaattttttttgttttcccaCCAATGGGACAAGCTCCAAACAGGGCAAAACAAAGCCTAATCGCGAATGAAACTTGTACCCATCCCATTACCGAGCAAGAGAAGTGATTCACTAGCTGGAGGCCCAAAGAAATACTTGGAGACTCACATCCAGATCAAAGTCCAGACCTACCAACCAGTCACCACAATACTTCGACTCTGCTTGACGTTGGCGCTCCAATCCCTCTTGAGCAAGTTTTTAACTGCAGCAAGCAAGACAGAGCTGTCATTACTAGTTGCACTATTAACTGCTGAGATGGTatccttattttcttttaaatttactgGGTTTATGCATTTGAGGCAGTATTAAAATTGGTAGCAAAGATTGATTGCTctgttttcttgtttgaggACAAGTGAAGGGATAATAGCATTTTGAAGAACCGAAACTCGAAATCACGGCTTTTATTTATATCCCTTAACTGGAATTCAATCCAGTTCAAAAagagtcttttcttttttatttcggGATTCCACAGAATCGTGTGAGGTTCTTTGAGTGGTTGCAATATGAGTATTGAACTTCAGCTCAACAACTGTACAGGGAAAGTTTTACtcttcatctttatttttcgCTCCCTTCCTATATATTTCCTTAcgatttctttcttatttttgaagaaaaagaacatgaaTTGAAGATCATTATGATATTTATGGTAAATATGCTGAGAAAGGAACTAATTCGTTTTAACATTTTATGTCATTATGACATGTCAGAAATATAGTTAAACTTCATATGAAAGGTAGTTTCCGAGGCTTATGATTAGTGGTAAGAAGATTTCAATATTCATGCTGAAGCATTTCTAGCCTTCTAAAACACCGAAATAAGGACTCTGCTGCTCAATTTTATCATTCATTTTCTGTTGAAGCTTTAATTAGGTCTGCATAAATAATATGCTTCTGATTAAGGAAGGTGGCTAGGAAGTCAGAAACTTTAGGATAAGAATTCCACAGGCAAGgctttaatttaagaaaaaaggcCCTCCTTTTACTATGGTTTTTATAA comes from Ricinus communis isolate WT05 ecotype wild-type chromosome 5, ASM1957865v1, whole genome shotgun sequence and encodes:
- the LOC107261301 gene encoding glycine-rich protein A3-like, with the translated sequence MGGGKDKDKDKHGDHDKGLFGHGHGHGHGYPPGQYPPPPGSYPPQGYPPAGYPPAGYPPAGYPPAGGYPPAGYPGGPSAPHHSGHGGMGAMIAGGAAAAAAAYGAHHISHGAHHSSHGAPFGYGSHKHGKFKHHGGKFKHGKHGKHGKHGMFGGKFKKWK